In a single window of the Paenibacillus sp. MMS20-IR301 genome:
- the kduI gene encoding 5-dehydro-4-deoxy-D-glucuronate isomerase encodes MERRFASHPNEVKQFDTERLRKEFHIPVIFAPDELKLVLTHEDRMIVGGANPVNGEVVLTTDLKELGVTYFLERRELGIINVGGKGSVVVDGTEYEVDFKECLYVGQGVKDVIFKSADSAKPAKFYLNSAPAHQSYPTTKTTLEESESGAMGGLENSNERTIHRFIHTNGVQSAQLVMGMTQLKPGSMWNTMPSHTHPRRMEAYFYFDLPDDSIVFHLMGEPTETRHIVMHNEQAVISPSWSIHSGVGTHNYTFIWSMAGDNKRYDDMDPVGMKELQ; translated from the coding sequence ATGGAAAGACGTTTTGCATCCCACCCGAATGAAGTGAAGCAATTTGACACTGAGCGCCTGCGTAAGGAGTTCCACATCCCGGTTATTTTTGCACCGGACGAACTGAAGCTTGTCCTGACTCATGAAGACCGCATGATTGTGGGCGGCGCTAATCCGGTAAACGGCGAGGTTGTCCTTACAACTGACCTGAAAGAGCTTGGTGTCACTTACTTCCTCGAACGCCGTGAGCTGGGCATTATCAATGTCGGCGGCAAGGGTTCGGTTGTTGTAGACGGAACTGAATATGAAGTTGATTTCAAAGAATGCCTGTATGTCGGCCAAGGCGTAAAGGATGTTATTTTCAAAAGCGCGGACAGCGCAAAGCCGGCGAAGTTCTATCTGAATTCCGCTCCGGCTCACCAGTCCTACCCTACTACCAAAACTACGCTTGAAGAGTCTGAATCCGGCGCGATGGGCGGTCTCGAGAATTCGAACGAACGTACCATCCACCGCTTCATCCATACGAACGGCGTGCAGAGCGCACAGCTTGTTATGGGCATGACCCAACTGAAACCGGGCAGCATGTGGAATACTATGCCATCGCATACTCACCCCCGCCGGATGGAAGCTTACTTCTACTTCGATCTGCCGGATGATTCCATTGTGTTCCACCTGATGGGCGAACCGACCGAAACCCGTCACATCGTTATGCATAACGAACAGGCTGTTATTTCTCCAAGCTGGTCCATTCACAGCGGCGTAGGTACACATAACTACACCTTCATCTGGAGCATGGCCGGAGACAACAAACGTTACGATGATATGGACCCCGTAGGCATGAAGGAATTACAATAG